One stretch of Plutella xylostella chromosome 15, ilPluXylo3.1, whole genome shotgun sequence DNA includes these proteins:
- the LOC105398609 gene encoding hormone receptor 4 isoform X1, with the protein MTSTMGIMTLSRGPCDLDNMSLFQDLKLKRRKVDSRCSSDGESAADTSTSSPDPGPPSPRMAEGACSSPPPPPVFAGAPSPPPCHPTVIRSAPPPSVIKFEGTPHAVKAENAAAYKQVPTPQPSPVKLEAAPLELPQPYRPRAPAPHPGNHVLGPAPWPPAACLNGVKPELIGGHFPSQPLEPKGARGSTQWRGAPAVIMGESGGVRTMFWTLPAPSPAGEPSPSASHTPPTPPTPDPANCSEENAARLLLNLGGELRRQRGPPLNMELLWAGDVSQLPAHQQLHALNLSAAAGGAGGGAGGAGGSGALALPRPELRAYAPEAERDEDDQPMICMICEDKATGLHYGIITCEGCKGFFKRTVQNRRVYTCVADGGCEITKTQRNRCQYCRFKKCIEQGMVLQAVREDRMPGGRNSGAVYNLYKVKYKKHKKANKTATATSRASPPDKSKDPALPPLPPHLVNGTILKTALTNPSEVVHLRARLESAVSSSRDRAVPLERALHMIRALIDCDAMEDIATVRHLPDLLHDTSEIGDKLCKIGDSIVHKMVAWTKKLPFIMEIPMEIHSKLLMEKWHEISVLTTAAYQAMHGKHAHAPPSADHEQDFMQEVNANLRTLQSCLTSLMGRPITLEQLRLDVGLVVEKMTQITCVFRRIQLRMEEYVCLKVYILLNQEVELEGIQDRYVQVLRSYLEHAAPHHPGRLQELFARIPEIQAAANLLLESKMFYVPFVLNSAEIR; encoded by the exons ATGACCTCAACAATGG GAATAATGACACTCAGCCGCGGGCCGTGTGACCTGGACAACATGAGTCTGTTCCAAGACCTCAAACTGAAGAGGCGGAAAGTGGACTCCAGATGTAGTAGCGATG GCGAGTCTGCCGCTGACACGAGCACGTCGTCGCCGGACCCCGGGCCGCCCTCGCCGCGCATGGCGGAGGGCGCGTGcagctcgccgccgccgccgccggtgtTCGCCGGCGCCCCCTCCCCGCCCCCCTGCCACCCCACCGTCATCCgctccgcgccgccgccctccGTCATCAAGTTCGAGGGCACCCCGCACGCAGTCAAGGCGGAGAACGCGGCGGCCTACAAGCAGGTCCCCACGCCGCAGCCCTCCCCGGTGAAGCTGGAGGCGGCGCCGCTGGAGCTGCCGCAGCCGTaccgcccccgcgcgcccgcgccgcaccCCGGCAACCACGTGCTGGGCCCCGCGCCCTGGCCGCCCGCCGCCTGCCTCAACGGAGTCAAACCCGAGCTCATCGGAGGACACTTCCCCTCGCAACCCCTCGAGCCGAAGGGAGCGCGCGGCTCGACGCAATGGCGCGGCGCGCCCGCCGTCATCATGGGCGAGTCCGGCGGAGTGCGGACCATGTTCTGGACGCTGCCGGCGCCGTCGCCCGCGGGCGAGCCCTCCCCTAGCGCGTCCCACACCCCGCCCACGCCGCCGACGCCCGACCCGGCCAACTGCAGCGAAGAGAACGCCGCGCGACTCCTCCTGAACCTTGGCGGCGAGCTGCGGCGGCAGCGCGGGCCGCCCCTCAACATGGAGCTGCTGTGGGCTGGCGACGTGTCGCAGCTGCCCGCGCACCAGCAGCTGCACGCGCTGAACCtgagcgcggcggcgggcggcgcgggtggcggggcggggggcgcgggggggagCGGCGCGCTGGCACTGCCCCGCCCGGAGCTGCGCGCCTACGCGCCCGAGGCCGAGCGTGACGAGGACGACCAGCCCATGATCTGCATGATCTGCGAGGACAAGGCCACCGGCCTGCACTACGGCATCATCACCTGCGAGGGCTGCAAGGGCTTCTTCAAGAGAACGGTGCAGAATCGAAGAGTATACACCTGCGTCGCTGATGGAGGCTGTGAGATCACCAAAACACAACGAAATAGATGTCAATATTGCCGGTTCAAGAAATGTATTGAGCAAGGAATGGTATTACAAG CTGTCCGTGAAGACCGGATGCCGGGAGGTAGAAATAGTGGAGCCGTTTATAATCTTTACAAAGTGAAGTACAAGAAGCACAAGAAAGCGAATAAGACTGCAACCGCCACGAGCAGGGCGTCGCCTCCGGACAAGTCGAAGGACCCCGCTCTGCCGCCCCTCCCACCTCACTTGGTCAACGGGACCATTCTTAAGACTGCCCTCACCAACCCTAGCGAG GTGGTACACCTTCGCGCGCGGCTAGAGAGCGCGGTGTCGTCGTCGCGCGACCGCGCCGTGCCGCTGGAGCGCGCGCTGCACATGATCCGCGCGCTCATCGACTGCGACGCCATGGAGGACATCGCCACCGTGCGCCACCTGCCCGACCTGCTGCACGACACCTCCGAGATCGGCGACAAACTCTGCAAGATCGGCGACTCCATCGTACACAAGATGGTCGCGTGGACCAAGAAGCTGCCCTTCATCATGGAGATCCCCATGGAGATCCACTCGAAGCTGCTGATGGAGAAGTGGCACGAGATCTCGGTGCTGACGACGGCGGCGTACCAGGCGATGCACGGCAAGCACGCGCACGCGCCGCCCTCCGCCGACCACGAGCAGGACTTCATGCAGGAG GTGAACGCGAACCTGCGCACGCTACAATCCTGCCTGACCTCGCTGATGGGGCGGCCCATCACGCTGGAGCAGCTGCGGCTGGACGTGGGGCTGGTGGTGGAGAAGATGACGCAGATCACGTGCGTGTTCCGCCGCATCCAGCTGCGCATGGAGGAGTATGTGTGTCTGAAGGTCTACATACTGCTTAATCAAG AGGTGGAGCTGGAGGGCATCCAGGACCGGTATGTGCAGGTGCTGCGCAGCTACCTGGAGCACGCGGCGCCGCACCACCCCGGCCGCCTGCAGGAGCTCTTCGCACGGATACCTGAG ATTCAAGCAGCAGCGAATCTGTTATTAGAGAGCAAGATGTTCTACGTGCCGTTCGTGCTGAACTCCGCTGAAATTAGATAG
- the LOC105398560 gene encoding eukaryotic translation initiation factor 3 subunit I: MKPLMLQGHERAITQIKYNREGDLLFSVAKDSKPNVWWSLNGERLGTFNGHGGVVWCLDVDWQTINLITGGGDSSCRLWDLETGKNIATIKSNSSVRTVNFSFSAYQAAYTTDKAMGHPCEVFIVDTRTVDESISGQAPILKWEITDSKVTSMVWGNLDETIITGHEAGDIIQWDLRTGKKIHSIKEHTHQINDMQLSRDGTMFITASKDQTAKLFDTSSLELLKEYKTERPVNSAALSPILDHVVLGGGQDAMDVTTTSTRQGKFDARFFHLVFEEEFGRVKGHFGPINSLAFHPDGKSYASGGEDGYVRVQSFDQSYFDYTFDYNRE, translated from the exons ATG AAACCTCTGATGCTGCAAGGGCACGAACGTGCCATTACCCAGATTAAATATAACCGAGAGGGAGATCTGCTATTCTCGGTGGCGAAAGATTCCAAGCCTAATGTGTGGTGGTCTCTGAACGGAGAACGGTTGGGGACTTTCAATGGCCACGGTGGAGTGGTCTGGTGCCTCGACGTTGATTGGCAAACTATCAACCTCATCACTGGGGGCGGAGACAGTTCATGCAG ATTATGGGACTTAGAAACTGGAAAGAACATTGCCACAATCAAATCAAATTCATCAGTAAGAACAGTGAACTTCAGCTTCAGTGCATACCAAGCTGCCTACACCACTGACAAAGCCATGGGGCACCCCTGTGAG GTGTTCATTGTTGACACAAGGACGGTAGATGAATCTATCTCAGGACAGGCACCGATCCTCAAGTGGGAGATCACAGACTCAAAGGTGACCTCAATGGTGTGGGGCAATCTGGATGAGACCATCATCACCGGCCATGAGGCTGGTGACATCATTCAGTGGGATCTGAGG ACGGGCAAGAAGATCCACTCGATCAAGGAGCACACGCACCAGATCAACGACATGCAGCTGTCGCGCGACGGCACCATGTTCATCACGGCCAGCAAGGACCAGACGGCCAAGCTCTTCGACACCAGCTCGCTCGAACTGCTCAAGGAGTACAAGACGGAGCGTCCCGTCAACTCGGCAGCCCTCAGCCCGATCTTAGACCACGTGGTGCTGGGCGGAGGCCAAGACGCTATGGACGTTACAACTACATCCACCCGTCAAGGCAAGTTCGACGCAAGATTCTTCCACCTGGTGTTTGAAGAGGAGTTCGGACGTGTCAAGGGGCACTTCGGGCCCATTAACAGCTTGGCGTTCCACCCCGATGGCAAGAGCTACGCGTCCGGCGGAGAGGACGGGTATGTGCGCGTCCAGAGCTTCGACCAGTCCTACTTCGACTACACATTCGACTACAACCGGGAGTGA
- the LOC105398609 gene encoding hormone receptor 4 isoform X2, translating into MTLSRGPCDLDNMSLFQDLKLKRRKVDSRCSSDGESAADTSTSSPDPGPPSPRMAEGACSSPPPPPVFAGAPSPPPCHPTVIRSAPPPSVIKFEGTPHAVKAENAAAYKQVPTPQPSPVKLEAAPLELPQPYRPRAPAPHPGNHVLGPAPWPPAACLNGVKPELIGGHFPSQPLEPKGARGSTQWRGAPAVIMGESGGVRTMFWTLPAPSPAGEPSPSASHTPPTPPTPDPANCSEENAARLLLNLGGELRRQRGPPLNMELLWAGDVSQLPAHQQLHALNLSAAAGGAGGGAGGAGGSGALALPRPELRAYAPEAERDEDDQPMICMICEDKATGLHYGIITCEGCKGFFKRTVQNRRVYTCVADGGCEITKTQRNRCQYCRFKKCIEQGMVLQAVREDRMPGGRNSGAVYNLYKVKYKKHKKANKTATATSRASPPDKSKDPALPPLPPHLVNGTILKTALTNPSEVVHLRARLESAVSSSRDRAVPLERALHMIRALIDCDAMEDIATVRHLPDLLHDTSEIGDKLCKIGDSIVHKMVAWTKKLPFIMEIPMEIHSKLLMEKWHEISVLTTAAYQAMHGKHAHAPPSADHEQDFMQEVNANLRTLQSCLTSLMGRPITLEQLRLDVGLVVEKMTQITCVFRRIQLRMEEYVCLKVYILLNQEVELEGIQDRYVQVLRSYLEHAAPHHPGRLQELFARIPEIQAAANLLLESKMFYVPFVLNSAEIR; encoded by the exons ATGACACTCAGCCGCGGGCCGTGTGACCTGGACAACATGAGTCTGTTCCAAGACCTCAAACTGAAGAGGCGGAAAGTGGACTCCAGATGTAGTAGCGATG GCGAGTCTGCCGCTGACACGAGCACGTCGTCGCCGGACCCCGGGCCGCCCTCGCCGCGCATGGCGGAGGGCGCGTGcagctcgccgccgccgccgccggtgtTCGCCGGCGCCCCCTCCCCGCCCCCCTGCCACCCCACCGTCATCCgctccgcgccgccgccctccGTCATCAAGTTCGAGGGCACCCCGCACGCAGTCAAGGCGGAGAACGCGGCGGCCTACAAGCAGGTCCCCACGCCGCAGCCCTCCCCGGTGAAGCTGGAGGCGGCGCCGCTGGAGCTGCCGCAGCCGTaccgcccccgcgcgcccgcgccgcaccCCGGCAACCACGTGCTGGGCCCCGCGCCCTGGCCGCCCGCCGCCTGCCTCAACGGAGTCAAACCCGAGCTCATCGGAGGACACTTCCCCTCGCAACCCCTCGAGCCGAAGGGAGCGCGCGGCTCGACGCAATGGCGCGGCGCGCCCGCCGTCATCATGGGCGAGTCCGGCGGAGTGCGGACCATGTTCTGGACGCTGCCGGCGCCGTCGCCCGCGGGCGAGCCCTCCCCTAGCGCGTCCCACACCCCGCCCACGCCGCCGACGCCCGACCCGGCCAACTGCAGCGAAGAGAACGCCGCGCGACTCCTCCTGAACCTTGGCGGCGAGCTGCGGCGGCAGCGCGGGCCGCCCCTCAACATGGAGCTGCTGTGGGCTGGCGACGTGTCGCAGCTGCCCGCGCACCAGCAGCTGCACGCGCTGAACCtgagcgcggcggcgggcggcgcgggtggcggggcggggggcgcgggggggagCGGCGCGCTGGCACTGCCCCGCCCGGAGCTGCGCGCCTACGCGCCCGAGGCCGAGCGTGACGAGGACGACCAGCCCATGATCTGCATGATCTGCGAGGACAAGGCCACCGGCCTGCACTACGGCATCATCACCTGCGAGGGCTGCAAGGGCTTCTTCAAGAGAACGGTGCAGAATCGAAGAGTATACACCTGCGTCGCTGATGGAGGCTGTGAGATCACCAAAACACAACGAAATAGATGTCAATATTGCCGGTTCAAGAAATGTATTGAGCAAGGAATGGTATTACAAG CTGTCCGTGAAGACCGGATGCCGGGAGGTAGAAATAGTGGAGCCGTTTATAATCTTTACAAAGTGAAGTACAAGAAGCACAAGAAAGCGAATAAGACTGCAACCGCCACGAGCAGGGCGTCGCCTCCGGACAAGTCGAAGGACCCCGCTCTGCCGCCCCTCCCACCTCACTTGGTCAACGGGACCATTCTTAAGACTGCCCTCACCAACCCTAGCGAG GTGGTACACCTTCGCGCGCGGCTAGAGAGCGCGGTGTCGTCGTCGCGCGACCGCGCCGTGCCGCTGGAGCGCGCGCTGCACATGATCCGCGCGCTCATCGACTGCGACGCCATGGAGGACATCGCCACCGTGCGCCACCTGCCCGACCTGCTGCACGACACCTCCGAGATCGGCGACAAACTCTGCAAGATCGGCGACTCCATCGTACACAAGATGGTCGCGTGGACCAAGAAGCTGCCCTTCATCATGGAGATCCCCATGGAGATCCACTCGAAGCTGCTGATGGAGAAGTGGCACGAGATCTCGGTGCTGACGACGGCGGCGTACCAGGCGATGCACGGCAAGCACGCGCACGCGCCGCCCTCCGCCGACCACGAGCAGGACTTCATGCAGGAG GTGAACGCGAACCTGCGCACGCTACAATCCTGCCTGACCTCGCTGATGGGGCGGCCCATCACGCTGGAGCAGCTGCGGCTGGACGTGGGGCTGGTGGTGGAGAAGATGACGCAGATCACGTGCGTGTTCCGCCGCATCCAGCTGCGCATGGAGGAGTATGTGTGTCTGAAGGTCTACATACTGCTTAATCAAG AGGTGGAGCTGGAGGGCATCCAGGACCGGTATGTGCAGGTGCTGCGCAGCTACCTGGAGCACGCGGCGCCGCACCACCCCGGCCGCCTGCAGGAGCTCTTCGCACGGATACCTGAG ATTCAAGCAGCAGCGAATCTGTTATTAGAGAGCAAGATGTTCTACGTGCCGTTCGTGCTGAACTCCGCTGAAATTAGATAG